The sequence below is a genomic window from Lytechinus pictus isolate F3 Inbred chromosome 6, Lp3.0, whole genome shotgun sequence.
tgtaaagggTAGAAGAGAATGaaaagcagaggggggggggggattgagagtgaaaagaagacaaaaatcatttaaaattcaaCGAGAGTCATGTTTGATCAAATATAGCTTTACATTGTGCTTAAAtctgttataaaatgaaattgaggtTATACATGTAGGGAGTATTGaatgcataaaaaaaattatctactCTTTGTATAATATCTTtgtatgttcatattttttgtaaacGTGTATATTTCAGCGACTGGCTGCCAATCCTGTATTGCCAATAAACGATTACTATTCTATTATTCTATTCATACCattcaatttgttttcattgcTTTCTCTGTAGATTGCTATCACTCCTGGGTACAGTGTTTGGCTTTGTTGCATCTGACATGAAACACAAATGCAACATCATCGACGGCCATCGAGAAGACCATCCTGAGGAATTCACCACCGTCCAGACTATGATCGATTACGAGATGCGGGAGAATCTCACGGCGCGGAAGGACGAGAAAGGGCGCGACAGCGGCTGCCGGACCTTCCTCCGACTTCACAGAGCGCTCGAGTTCTTCTGCGTCCTCCTCAAACGGCTGAAACCCGCCAAGGGGACGGACCCAACGTCGACTCTCACGTCGAAAACGTACGGGGAGACGCTGGGGAAGTACCACCCGTGGTTCGTGCGGCAGATGGCGTACCTCGCGATCAAGACATTGCCGAACAAGCAGCAGCTCATTCATCGTTATTGTTTGCAAGACGCGGAGGAAGCGCAGGCGTTGGTTATACTCTCGCTTCAAGCGATGGAGGTGGTCTACGACAAAACGCAGGATATCTTGGCGCACCACGATCTACTCAATTTACCATAACCCTTTCTAATAGCCCCAAACCATATTTATATAATACACCTGTTTTAAAAGCAACTGAATGTTATTGTGGGGAATAAAATGTGTGTAAAATGTCAATGCCTAATGTCAATTTTCACAAGTCTTTTCCAGTGTTGATGCCCACTTCTGCCAAAAAGATCTTGTACGAGTACTACTAATTGAATTGTATATATTTAGATTGCATATCTTTCACAAAATGTAATGTATATGTATGTTGTGGAAGGCCTTTTGCCCGTAGATGATAAAAAAGGGTTGCCGCAGTTTGACTTTGACCTTCGATTGGGGATGGGCAGTACGCAGAGACCGAACCCCTTGACCCTAGCAATGGAAAGGGAAAATGATGTGCTATGGCAATGCAAGCTGAATTCTATTACGTAGGCTGGTATGACCAACTGCAACTTCTGCAAGTGCTATGAATTTTTTCTATCAATATCATGGGTGAGggtcatttctttccttctttttctttcattgtgcttatttttctcatttattttgatGTACCATGAAGTATTGAGGCTTATACTAGTATCTTTCATTGTACCCTAGAACTTTTCagagttttgatgaaaatattgttgTATTTTTATTCTATTGAACGTTTATCAATGCCAACTACCACATCTTAGAAGTATATGTGGATGTTTTTCCATGTTGCCCATAAAAACGAAAACtaaaaaacctttaaaaaaatatcatttttagaGAGTATATGTATGTGTAGCCTCAAATTTTGCGATCTCTGTAATCGCCCTtaagacgacaagaacacacttgttgaaacgtcgagattgggtggtccttttcaggaccaacaattGCCCAAGAAAGATTATGTacggtgtaccgtgaaacctacatgtactacactattcttcgtcaccatggaaaccttcagaagttacagaATGTACTTGTCACGTAGCAAAGAGAGGGAAAATGATGCTTCCTGTGTTTCAAACAAGAATATTAGCTGAGAATCTCTTTCTTTGGTTATTAAGAGCGTACTGCTTTGTAAACAACTGAAAATTATTGGCATGATTTATGCTTGTACACTTGCATAAAAGTCATTGGTTTTTAAAATGAGTCACATACGTGAACCCTATAGTGCAATTGTGAATAGAGGCTTTGAAGtcaagttatttttttc
It includes:
- the LOC129263897 gene encoding ceramide-1-phosphate transfer protein-like, which gives rise to MAPNGFDLEKIRREFTAALHEDGTIDLDHYLCGHCEITRLLSLLGTVFGFVASDMKHKCNIIDGHREDHPEEFTTVQTMIDYEMRENLTARKDEKGRDSGCRTFLRLHRALEFFCVLLKRLKPAKGTDPTSTLTSKTYGETLGKYHPWFVRQMAYLAIKTLPNKQQLIHRYCLQDAEEAQALVILSLQAMEVVYDKTQDILAHHDLLNLP